The proteins below come from a single Blastocatellia bacterium genomic window:
- a CDS encoding Crp/Fnr family transcriptional regulator: protein MANRQKSNRPVQNLILMSLPTSEFDRLFPNLKLVNLTQSRVIYHPGESIREVYFPNTGMVSVLSTTSEAETIEIAMVGNEGMVGMPIFWGSETTPYRMTVQIAGAAYVMSAALLKEELKHQTALRDLLLRHTYTLIKQIAQSAICNRFHTIEQRLCRWLLTTHDRTKANGFNLTQVALSQMLGSARQRLNGAVHSLQKKELIRYMRGQILILDRSGLEMASCECYGVVKRGFEKTVYDQKIMP, encoded by the coding sequence ATGGCCAACCGCCAAAAGTCGAATCGCCCGGTCCAGAACTTGATCCTGATGAGTTTGCCGACTTCCGAATTCGACCGCCTTTTTCCTAATTTAAAACTGGTCAACCTGACTCAAAGCAGGGTTATTTACCACCCTGGTGAATCTATCCGTGAGGTTTATTTCCCCAACACCGGTATGGTGTCTGTACTCTCGACCACGTCCGAGGCCGAAACGATTGAAATCGCAATGGTCGGTAATGAGGGGATGGTCGGGATGCCTATTTTCTGGGGCAGTGAGACAACCCCTTACCGGATGACGGTGCAGATTGCCGGTGCCGCCTATGTAATGAGTGCCGCATTGCTTAAAGAAGAGCTCAAGCATCAGACGGCGCTGCGCGACCTGCTGTTGCGCCACACCTACACCCTAATCAAGCAGATTGCACAGTCGGCCATCTGCAACCGCTTTCACACCATTGAGCAGCGCCTCTGCCGCTGGCTTCTGACCACGCATGACCGTACAAAGGCGAATGGGTTCAACCTTACGCAAGTTGCCCTCTCTCAGATGCTCGGTTCGGCGCGGCAACGCCTCAATGGGGCAGTCCACTCATTGCAGAAAAAGGAGCTTATACGTTACATGCGTGGTCAGATCTTGATTCTCGACCGTAGCGGCCTAGAAATGGCCTCTTGCGAGTGTTACGGGGTGGTCAAGCGCGGTTTTGAAAAAACTGTATACGATCAAAAAATAATGCCCTGA
- a CDS encoding sigma-70 family RNA polymerase sigma factor: MQQLPWPELGLLYEKAYHEAISLHGDLAVNFITYVARLDAVVSHQLTSGFSLSEALACFERLHTGDLYLAMACAQASEAAWRRFSLLYQQPAREVARRIIPSRSQADELADSAMGHVFLPDTAGRCRIASFDGRSSLGFWLAVVVKRLSLKERQRGGNRLEQLSDHVELIDDQSLARMEAGVRRARYRRLIHQALPQLSAKLSARELLIVRLHYLEGLKASEIARLLDVNRSSITRQLERTHGKLKNEIITGLRTQNRLTFAAVEECIAEMVADPEYAVLAMRAVA, from the coding sequence TTGCAACAACTTCCCTGGCCTGAACTTGGACTGCTTTATGAGAAAGCTTACCATGAAGCGATTTCCCTTCATGGTGACTTGGCCGTAAATTTCATAACCTATGTCGCACGGCTCGATGCGGTTGTCAGCCATCAGCTCACATCCGGGTTCTCACTATCGGAGGCGCTGGCTTGTTTCGAGAGATTGCACACCGGCGATCTGTACCTGGCGATGGCCTGCGCGCAGGCGAGCGAAGCCGCCTGGCGGCGGTTTTCGTTGCTTTATCAGCAACCCGCGCGTGAAGTGGCTCGGCGCATCATACCGTCCAGGTCACAGGCCGATGAGCTCGCCGACAGCGCCATGGGTCATGTCTTCCTACCCGATACGGCAGGCCGCTGCCGCATCGCCTCGTTCGACGGGCGCAGCTCACTCGGCTTCTGGCTGGCGGTGGTCGTCAAGCGCCTGTCGCTCAAAGAGCGGCAGCGTGGCGGAAACCGCTTAGAACAATTGAGTGATCACGTTGAGCTCATTGATGACCAAAGCCTGGCGCGCATGGAAGCCGGGGTCAGGCGAGCACGCTACCGGCGGCTGATTCACCAAGCCCTGCCGCAGCTATCGGCCAAGCTGTCGGCTCGCGAGTTGTTGATCGTGCGTCTGCATTACCTTGAAGGGCTGAAGGCGAGCGAGATCGCCCGCCTGCTCGACGTCAACCGCTCCAGCATTACGCGGCAGCTTGAGCGGACACATGGCAAGCTAAAAAACGAAATCATCACCGGCCTACGGACGCAGAATCGGCTCACCTTTGCAGCCGTTGAAGAGTGTATTGCCGAAATGGTTGCCGATCCTGAATACGCAGTGCTTGCCATGCGCGCAGTCGCCTGA